The DNA segment GCCCACGTCACCATAATTCCTCAGCCTCTCCCTTAACGCAATTGATGAGTGATTGATATCTATAAGTATGGTTCTGCTAATGCACTTACGATCGCTGCAAATGGATCTTATCGAGTTAATGGCTCCCGGAGCAGCTAGGTTACTGGTCATTATCAGTATGGGCCTGGTCTCCATTATTACCCTAATCATCGCCGGATCAATCATGGCTCCCCCCCTCCCCGCCTCGACTAGAAGCAGGGCATTCATGATCCGCTGGAACTGGGTTTGCCCCGAGGATGGCATTACCCGGATGCCCGTATCGGGCACAGTCCATAACCCCACGTTATAGCCGTATCTAAGCATCATTTTGCTCAGGGATAAGATGAGGGACACGGAGTACTCTAGGGGATTCTCATGCGGAAGCCCCAGCCTCATCCATTCCCCCACGTCCAGGAGAAATATTCCAGCCCTTAACCCCTCCCTCTCATATTCATTAATAAATAGGTTTCCCTGAGGCGACCTGGCCGATGCCTTCCAATTAATGAATTTAAATGGATCCCCAGGCAAGTAATTACGTACCTCAAGGAAATCCGAGGAGGGAGGCCCAACCCTGGTCGGCGTTGTTCTTGGGGTCAGGGTGGACGGCTTGATTCTGCCTAGGCTTCTCCTAATTATCCTGTACCTAGGCACCACCAGTAATTCCTCGCTAACCTTGATCCTATCCTCGATTACCCTCATGCCGAACACATGATGATAAGCGTAATTAATCAAGCCGAACTCGAATCTTCCCCGCCGCAATGCCTTAATCCTGACCCTAAATGCCCACTCGCCATCCCTGAATCCCTTGAATATAACGTGACTAGCTCTCCCGCTCACTATATCAAAGCTCTCCCTATGCCTTGACGCCGCATATGACGCTGGAGGAACATTAATAGCTATTACGCCAAGTCCGCGCTTAACCCTCACATTAATTATCATCTCCACCTCATCCCCCACAAAGACCCGCTTCCTGCTTAGGGATAGGGCTATATCTATCCGCGGCTCATCATTCGTGTAAATGGCTAGGCCCACCATTAATATGGCGAATAGGACTGGAATTAAGGCCTCCTTTGCAGTGCTCATGAATGCGATGACGGAGAGCGTGGTGGGCAGCAATAGGAGGAGGTAATAGGACTTAGTGATTTCCTTAACCATGCTCTCACTTCGGAACGGGCAATTTACTTACGTACTCCAGAACTATATCCCGCCCAGTCACTTCCCCCTCTATGGCTAGCTCCGGCTTAAGGATTACCCTGTGCCCAAGCACGTCTGGAGCTATGGATTTAATATCGTCTGGGACAACGTAGTTTCTCCCATCTATTACGGCCATTGCCCTAGCCATTCTGAGGAGGGACATTAATCCCCGGGGACTGGGGCCAGCCGCCACCCTATCATCGCCTCGAATCGATCTAAATGATAAAATGTACCTCAACAAGTCATCGCTGACCTTAACGCCGCCCTCAATGAATGCCCTAATGCCCTCTAACTCGCTTGGTCCGGTAACCGGCGATGCCTTATCGGTCGGGTCATCCGTCATCCATGCCATTCTCCTCCTCAATAACTCCAACTCCTCCTCTTCATCTGGGTAACCGAGGCTGAGCTTAATCATGAACCTATCCAATTGAGCCTCGGGAAGAGGGTAAGTGCCCTCATACTCTATGGGGTTCTGGGTGGCGATCACTATGAAGGGTCTCGGCAATCGCTGGGTCTCTCCCTCTATAGTTACCTGGAGCTCCTCCATTGCCTCCAGGAGCGCTGCCTGGGTCTTTGGAGGCGCCCTATTGATCTCATCGGCCAGCACGAAGTTAGCGAATATGGGTCCCCTCATCACCTCGAAACGGCTC comes from the Thermocladium sp. ECH_B genome and includes:
- a CDS encoding magnesium chelatase, encoding MDVEVDTGFAAERAKSVINGILSLYSGKEGAVRMVMAVVLAGGHVLLEDKPGVGKTFLAKLMARILGLSFSRIQFTPDLLPSDLIGTKVWRPGESRFEVMRGPIFANFVLADEINRAPPKTQAALLEAMEELQVTIEGETQRLPRPFIVIATQNPIEYEGTYPLPEAQLDRFMIKLSLGYPDEEEELELLRRRMAWMTDDPTDKASPVTGPSELEGIRAFIEGGVKVSDDLLRYILSFRSIRGDDRVAAGPSPRGLMSLLRMARAMAVIDGRNYVVPDDIKSIAPDVLGHRVILKPELAIEGEVTGRDIVLEYVSKLPVPK